DNA sequence from the Pedobacter sp. W3I1 genome:
ACAACCTCTTAATTGAGGAATTGCAATCGCCTAAAAATGTGATTCCATTGGTTATGGCACCACTCATTTTTGCAGGCACTATTATTACCCATTTATTTGGCGGATCGGCCGGAAGAGAAGGTACGGCGGTTCAAATTGGAGGCGCTTTCGCCGACCAATTCACTAAACTGTTTAAACTTAAAGCCAGAGATAGAAAAGTAATCCTCATTTGCGGAATTAGCGCTGGTTTTGCGTCTGTTTTCGGAACACCATTGGCGGGGGCAGTATTTGGATTAGAGGTTTTTGTTATCGGAAGTTTAACCTATAGTTCCATTCTTCCTTCATTTATTACTGCAATTATTGCCGATTATATCTGCAAGGCTTGGGGTGTTGGTCATACCCATTATTCCATATCCCTAATACCGGAAATGAATTCGATCAATTTATTGTTATCATTAGGTGCAGGAATATTATTTGGACTTGTTGCAAGATCTTTCTCGGCCTTAAACCATGGTTTATCAAATCTTTTCAGCAAAATTAAATATCCACCATTACGGCCATTTATTGGTGGAATAGTTTTAATCGGCACTATTTACCTGATCGGGAATACACGATACATCGGTTTAGGTATTCCGGTTATTTCAGAAGCATTTACACAACAAGAAGCTTATTATACATTTGCCATCAAATTATTTTTGACTGCATTTACCTTGAGTACGGGGTTTAAGGGAGGTGAGGTTACCCCACTTTTCTTTATTGGCGCTACACTAGGTAGCTTTTTGAGTTTCTTTATTCCCTTACCTCTTGGCCTGCTGGCAGGAATGGGCTTTGTGGCTGTTTTTGCAGGGGCAGCGAATACACCTTTGGCTTGTATATTTATGGGCGTAGAGTTATTTGGCACATCATCTGGAATTTATATTGCCATAGCCTGCATTACTGCTTATCTGTTTTCAGGCCATACGGGGATTTATCGGTCACAAACGATAGGCGCACCCAAACATTTGTTATTAAAGCGGCATCAATTTTTGAGGTAGCTTTGACAACCTTCTCAACAAGCGGCCTGTAAGGTTGTCAAAGCTCATCAAACATGATACTATCCTGAATGTCAGAGTGAAATTTTAGATACCCTGCTTTTCCACCAAACCAATCTAATACTTCTTGCTTTTTTAGTTTGGTATCAGTATCCAGTAAAATCCGATTGTAAGAACTCCATTTCCAATCTCTAAAATCTGCTATGAGTTTGTGTTTCTGGGGGTTTGCATGAATATAATAAATGAGTCCGCTTAAATAGAATTCATCATTTATCTCGGCACGTTTGAATGGTGTCTGAAACAATGTGCCAATTCTTTTATGCTGAATATTAAATGCTAGCGCATAGGATTGAAAAAATATTCTGAATTGCTTGCTTACAATATCATGCACTGAAAATTCACTAATTGGGTCATTAGCCTTTAAACTTTCTTTAACCCGGATTAGCAGATGAAAATGATTCCCTAATAAACAATATGCATATACGTCTAAAACATTGGAAAGGTACAGATCGAATTTTTTTAGGAAAAATCTATAATTAGCATCTGATTTAAAAAGTGGTTGCCTATCTATAGATCGGTTATAAATATGATAGAATTTTCCTTGTTCAAATTTAGTATAGTAATGTTCGGTCTTTG
Encoded proteins:
- a CDS encoding voltage-gated chloride channel family protein, with the translated sequence MPVKKLTEGFLLSIKHFIKLDFGLLLISTLKWLFISAILGGIIGSASALFLETLNWATHYREQHLWIIAFLPIAGILIGLAYHYWGAAVVKGNNLLIEELQSPKNVIPLVMAPLIFAGTIITHLFGGSAGREGTAVQIGGAFADQFTKLFKLKARDRKVILICGISAGFASVFGTPLAGAVFGLEVFVIGSLTYSSILPSFITAIIADYICKAWGVGHTHYSISLIPEMNSINLLLSLGAGILFGLVARSFSALNHGLSNLFSKIKYPPLRPFIGGIVLIGTIYLIGNTRYIGLGIPVISEAFTQQEAYYTFAIKLFLTAFTLSTGFKGGEVTPLFFIGATLGSFLSFFIPLPLGLLAGMGFVAVFAGAANTPLACIFMGVELFGTSSGIYIAIACITAYLFSGHTGIYRSQTIGAPKHLLLKRHQFLR